Genomic segment of Murdochiella vaginalis:
AGCAACAACCAGGGGCATGTGTGCCGCGTCATACTGTTCGTCACTGAAGGCAAAAACATAAACCATCAAGCCGACCATGACGAGAATCGGGATAATTGCCTCAAAAACGCTTGGCAACCGCACTTCCCGTTTTGTAGTGGTGCTCATAAGCACTCCTTTCTTTTTCCCCGCAGGGATTTTTGGAATCGTTTGCGAACGTTTTCCACGTACGTTTACGATTTCCGTTGCTGAGGCAACGCCTCTCCGCTGCCAATTGGTAGCGGAGTCCGCCCCGCAAACGCGAGGCGGTTTGTCGCTGACCTACTCATTTATTCCTCAACAAGAAGGATTATATCGTGAAAAAGGAAACTTTTGGCAAAAGCGGTGGCACTTAGAACAGTTTCGCGACCGCAGCTTTCACTTTTTCCTCATCAGCAAGATACGGAATGGTAATGTGGGCATCCGGATGTTTCTTATTGAACGCTACGGCAACTTCCATGGCATGTTCGTTGCGTGCCCAGTTACGGCGGGCAACGCCACCAATAACATCCCAAGAGAGCGAGAGACGAATGATTTCATCGACGCGATCGGAACCGTCCAAAACGAGGCCGAAACCACCGTTGATCGCTTTGCCGATGCCGACGCCGCCGCCATTATGCAGAGCGATCAAGCTCATGCCGCGCGCAGCGTTTCCAGCGTACGTCTGAATCGCCATATCGGCGCAAACCTTGGATCCGTCGTAGATGTTTGAAGTCTCACGGAACGGCGAGTCGGTGCCGGAGACGTCATGATGGTCACGACCGATCATGACAGGGCCGATCTTGCCTTCACGAACCAGTTTGTTGAAGGCCAACGCGATATTCACACGACCTTCTTCATCCTGATAAAGGATGCGGGCCTGCGTACCGACAACGAGTTTGTTCTCTTCGGCATCGCGAATCCAGTTGTAGTTGTCGCGATCCTGATAGCGGCGATTCGGATCAATGGCATCCATCGCAGCATGGTCGGTGGCAACCAGGTCTTCATGTTTGCCGGAGAGGCATACCCAACGGAAAGGACCATAACCGTAGTCAAACAGCAGCGGTCCCATAATATCTTCTACGTAGCTCGGCCAGATAAAGCCTTCCTTATCATCCACGCCGTTCTTGGAAATTTCTTTGACGCCGGAATCGTAGATGGCTTTCATGAACGAGTTGCCGTAGTCGAAGAAGTAGGTTCCCTTCTCGGTGAGCTTTTTGATGATGGCAAAATGACGCGCCAACGTTTTGTCGACCAGTTTAATGAAGCCTTCATGGTCTTCTGCCAGCATGCGGGTGCGTTCTTCAAAGGAAATGCCTACCGGGCAGTAACCGCCGTCATACACATTGTGGCAGGAGGTCTGGTCGGAGAGCAGATCGATGTGCACGTTGTTTTCGTACATGTATTCCAACAGATCGACGATATTGCCATGGTAAGCAATGGACATGGCTTCCTTCTTCGCGAGGGATTCCTTTGCCATCTTGACGGCTTCTTCCGGCGTTTCCGCCAGCTTGGAGATCCATCCTTGCTCCAGTCGTGTCTCAATGCGGCTGATGTCTACTTCGGCGACGATGCCGACCGCATGCGCGATCTCGGCCGCTTTGCCCTGTGCGCCGCTCATGCCGCCCAAACCGGATGTAACGAAGAGTTTTCCGGACAGATCATCTTCAGCCGATAGGCCCAGCTTCAAGCGTCCGGCATTCAAAATCGTATTGAACGTGCCGTGGACAATGCCCTGGGGTCCGATGTACATCCAACCGCCGGCTGTCATTTGTCCGTAATTGGTTACGCCCATCTCTTCCGCGATTTCCCAGTCTTCGTGGTTGTCATATTCACCAATCAATAAACCGTTGGTGATGACCACACGCGGCGAGTTTTTGCGGGATTTGAAGAGTCCCAGCGGATGACCGGATTCCATGACCAACGTCGTTTCATCCGTCAAATTTTCCAAATATTTTTTGATCAGGCGATACTGCATCCAGTCATGGCAGACGGAGCCGGTTTCACCGTAGGTAACCAATTCATAAGGATAGAGAGCTACTTCGAAGTCCAAGTTGTTGTCAATCATGACCTGGAAGGCTTTCCCTTCGAGGCATTTTCCCTTGTATTCGTCAATCGGTTTGCCATAGATGCGGCCTTCCGGACGGAAGCGATAACCGTAGATACGGCCGCGTGTCTTTAATTCTTCCAAAAATTCCGGAATCAATTGCTCATGGAATTTTTCCGGAATATAACGCAACGCGTTTTTCAGCGCAATCTCCGTTTGCGACTTCGTCAGACGGAAGCCGCGATCCGGCGCGCGCCGAATGCCCTCTTGAAATTTCGGCATTTCCGGAAGCTCATCCATTTCCAAA
This window contains:
- a CDS encoding urocanate hydratase, which gives rise to MLENKQIQEAMTIRLEMDELPEMPKFQEGIRRAPDRGFRLTKSQTEIALKNALRYIPEKFHEQLIPEFLEELKTRGRIYGYRFRPEGRIYGKPIDEYKGKCLEGKAFQVMIDNNLDFEVALYPYELVTYGETGSVCHDWMQYRLIKKYLENLTDETTLVMESGHPLGLFKSRKNSPRVVITNGLLIGEYDNHEDWEIAEEMGVTNYGQMTAGGWMYIGPQGIVHGTFNTILNAGRLKLGLSAEDDLSGKLFVTSGLGGMSGAQGKAAEIAHAVGIVAEVDISRIETRLEQGWISKLAETPEEAVKMAKESLAKKEAMSIAYHGNIVDLLEYMYENNVHIDLLSDQTSCHNVYDGGYCPVGISFEERTRMLAEDHEGFIKLVDKTLARHFAIIKKLTEKGTYFFDYGNSFMKAIYDSGVKEISKNGVDDKEGFIWPSYVEDIMGPLLFDYGYGPFRWVCLSGKHEDLVATDHAAMDAIDPNRRYQDRDNYNWIRDAEENKLVVGTQARILYQDEEGRVNIALAFNKLVREGKIGPVMIGRDHHDVSGTDSPFRETSNIYDGSKVCADMAIQTYAGNAARGMSLIALHNGGGVGIGKAINGGFGLVLDGSDRVDEIIRLSLSWDVIGGVARRNWARNEHAMEVAVAFNKKHPDAHITIPYLADEEKVKAAVAKLF